One window of Branchiostoma lanceolatum isolate klBraLanc5 chromosome 8, klBraLanc5.hap2, whole genome shotgun sequence genomic DNA carries:
- the LOC136440535 gene encoding mucin-22-like, with the protein METTVVVTGVSTLYTTAGVTTQEATANTDLTAGARTTEVRSTTAADATGTTATIATAANAASTAETTWSASSTAGATTAQVSTAGATTAQVSTVGATTAQVLTVGSTTVGASSAGTPTAATSVAGESTIVASTAGDTATVDASAGTTTAAVSLAATTTIEASTAETTAADSSAGVTTVAGSSGETVSVSTAETTASGSTDAGVSAAGVTTTEATTSEAAMVKTTAIDSTAGTTDSAASTAGTTESAASTAGTTESAASTAGTTESAASTAGTTESAASTAGTTESAASVAGSTVSAASVAGTTVSAASTAGTTAVVISTAATNEDTTTSSASLAGTGATVATNTAVTTVTEATSNAMTTMEAAVTTAEDSTAGATTVASRTMQVTTTRARGTTTATKTTEALVDECVSGSHDCHENATCVDSDPGVGFSCECNSGYEGNGTHCQDVNECTSGVSGCSDICNNTVGSFVCDCPIFFKLDIANNKTCVAARSCDTSNPCSPSDVSTCAVTDSGYTCGCNSGYKLADGSETLCINVDECATGENNCDSTLGMCTDNRGGFSCSCKAGYTGAGTVGRCSDVNECTAGTAVCDTNADCVNTVGAYTCSCKTGYKSIATNGTGFPGECKEDRLMPFGQSEGHYELTGSPTSDATSSLIKVPNGLPLLGGQLCDTLYVLENGVIVATSLKETQDSVAKTIYRHPTTDEAAFGDPVCAVFAPFWADAVIGGDYPSKVWYYPYEMSSPNGSTVLGTLSESTRTWLGWSNFSATFALVVTYETMAIAGDTARDDMETNTFQAVVLTDDIHTVAITTYEDGGMQWDPQITDSNLVNGKWPAFVGIIVEHDNGSLIVVEDENSRKKTKMPNGKKDCSGPNVYCMDSRHHDSTNNTASIAFQADDNADNWVNPRKWCADWYNAEPNYSTFSSPVPCPLTNAHADLDTRFKAASDVSTGGRACYEQNDGSSFTDGGNSLCCYGSSAGAFIQNNKEQSGNVHRYARDSQNYQNHDVKPRQYCCQDTSSSYCSMYFEKRPMISTEGYEAPQRSAGAGDPHLTTLDGLSYSFNGYAEYLMATNTSDAPRIFQMQGRTKLADVEPGKQPLATVFSAIAVKQPTNNVQVYLDANGTSVDIYVDGAAYTHASIANGGNADFDDGRFQLVEGKSLS; encoded by the exons ATGGAAACAACAGTCGTGGTTACAGGTGTAAGCACGCTGTACACGACAGCAGGGGTCACCACGCAAGAGGCTACAGCTAACACAGATTTAACTGCCGGGGCCAGGACAACAGAAGTTAGAAGCACGACGGCGGCAGATGCAACCGGTACTACCGCGACCATCGCTACAGCTGCAAATGCTGCTTCAACTGCAGAGACCACGTGGTCAGCGTCCTCAACTGCTGGGGCCACCACAGCTCAAGTCTCAACCGCAGGGGCCACCACAGCTCAAGTCTCTACCGTAGGGGCCACCACAGCTCAAGTCTTAACCGTAGGGTCCACTACAGTAGGGGCATCATCTGCCGGGACACCAACGGCAGCGACCTCAGTTGCAGGTGAAAGCACGATCGTAGCTTCAACTGCAGGAGATACAGCCACAGTAGATGCAAGTGCTGGGACCACGACAGCGGCAGTGTCACTTGCTGCGACCACGACGATAGAAGCTTCAACTGCCGAGACCACAGCAGCAGATTCAAGTGCAGGCGTCACCACCGTAGCAGGGTCATCTGGAGAGACCGTGTCAGTCTCGACTGCAGAGACCACGGCGTCAGGTTCAACCGATGCAGGTGTAAGTGCGGCCGGAGTTACAACTACAGAAGCCACAACATCCGAAGCTGCAATGGTGAAGACCACGGCAATAGATTCAACTGCAGGGACCACAGATAGTGCAGCCTCAACTGCAGGGACCACAGAGAGTGCAGCCTCAACTGCAGGGACCACAGAGAGTGCAGCCTCAACTGCAGGGACCACAGAGAGTGCAGCCTCAACTGCAGGGACCACAGAGAGTGCAGCCTCAACTGCAGGGACCACAGAGAGCGCAGCCTCAGTTGCAGGGTCCACAGTGAGTGCTGCCTCAGTTGCAGGGACCACAGTGAGTGCAGCCTCAACTGCAGGGACCACGGCGGTGGTAATTTCAACAGCCGCCACAAATGAAGACACCACGACGTCATCAGCTTCACTTGCAGGTACAGGGGCGACAGTAGCTACAAATACAGCGGTTACGACGGTGACAGAGGCAACTTCAAATGCAATGACTACAATGGAAGCAGCCGTAACGACGGCTGAAGATTCTACTGCAGGCGCCACAACGGTAGCGTCCAGAACCATGCAGGTCACAACAACTAGAGCCAGAGGGACTACCACGGCAACAAAAACGACTGAAGCACTCGTGGACGAGTGCGTCTCTGGCAGCCATGACTGTCACGAGAACGCAACATGCGTAGACAGCGACCCCGGTGTTGGCTTCTCCTGTGAGTGCAACAGCGGATACGAGGGGAATGGAACGCACTGTCAAG ACGTAAACGAATGTACGAGTGGAGTCAGTGGCTGTTCGGACATCTGCAACAACACAGTTGGATCTTTTGTCTGCGACTGCCCAATCTTTTTCAAGCTCGACATCGCAAACAATAAGACATGTGTTG CCGCACGTTCCTGTGACACGTCCAACCCCTGCTCCCCCTCCGACGTCTCCACGTGTGCAGTGACGGACTCAGGCTATACCTGTGGTTGTAACTCAGGTTACAAACTGGCCGATGGAAGTGAAACACTTTGTATCA ATGTTGATGAATGCGCTACTGGAGAGAACAACTGCGACTCCACCCTCGGCATGTGTACCGATAACAGAGGAGGCTTCTCCTGTTCCTGCAAGGCCGGCTACACGGGAGCAGGGACTGTCGGCAGGTGCTCAG ATGTGAACGAGTGCACTGCCGGCACGGCCGTTTGTGACACAAATGCGGACTGCGTCAACACTGTGGGTGCGTACACCTGCAGCTGTAAGACTGGATACAAGAGCATCGCTACCAACGGGACCGGATTCCCAGGAGAGTGCAAAG AGGACCGCTTGATGCCATTTGGACAAAGTGAAGGCCACTATGAGCTGACCGGAAGCCCCACGAGTGACGCCACGTCCAGCCTCATCAAAGTTCCCAACGGACTGCCGCTGCTGGGAGGCCAACTATGTGACACTCTTTAC GTTCTGGAGAACGGTGTTATCGTCGCCACTTCTCTGAAGGAGACCCAGGACTCTGTGGCCAAGACCATCTACCGCCACCCCACCACTGACGAGGCCGCGTTCGGCGATCCTGTGTGCGCCGTGTTCGCCCCGTTCTGGGCTGATGCTGTCATAGGAGGAGACTACCCTTCAAAG GTGTGGTACTACCCATATGAGATGAGTTCTCCCAATGGCAGCACAGTCCTTGGGACGCTCAGTGAATCGACCAGGACCTGGCTTGGCTGGAGCAATTTCagcgcgacctttgcccttgtGGTGACGTATGAAACCATGGCTATTGCGGGAGACACAGCAAGAGATGACATGGAG ACGAACACATTCCAGGCCGTCGTGTTGACCGATGACATCCACACTGTCGCGATCACCACCTATGAAGATGGCGGCATGCAGTGGGACCCTCAGATCACCGACAGTAATCTGGTCAATGGGAAGTGGCCCGCGTTTGTTGGCATCATTGTCGAACATGACAACGGCTCGCTCATCGTGGTCGAGGACGAAAATTCAAG AAAGAAGACAAAGATGCCAAATGGTAAGAAAGACTGCAGCGGGCCAAACGTCTACTGTATGGACAGCAGACATCACGACAGTACCAACAACACCGCCAGCATCGCGTTTCAGGCGGACGACAACGCGGACAACTGGGTCAACCCGAGAAAGTGGTGCGCTGATTGGTACAAT GCTGAACCAAACTACAGCACGTTCTCAAGCCCCGTACCCTGCCCACTGACCAATGCCCATGCTGACCTCGACACCAGGTTTAAAGCGGCAAGTGACGTCTCCACTGGAGGAAGAGCCTGCTATGAACAGAACGATGGTTCTTCTTTTACGGACG GAGGAAACAGTCTCTGCTGCTATGGATCATCGGCAGGTGCCTTCATCCAGAACAATAAGGAGCAGTCTGGTAACGTCCACAGATATGCACGG GACTCCCAGAACTACCAGAACCATGACGTGAAGCCCAGGCAGTACTGCTGCCAGGACACCTCCAGCTCCTACTGCAGCATGTACTTCGAGAAGAGGCCGATGATCTCAACTGAAGGATACGAAGCTCCACAACGAA GTGCTGGAGCAGGCGATCCTCACTTAACAACGCTGGACGGACTCTCCTACTCGTTCAACGGCTACGCTGAGTATCTCATGGCCACCAACACTAGCGATGCACCACGGATCTTCCAGATGCAGGGTAGAACCAAATTGGCGGACGTCGAGCCTGGAAAACAGCCCCTGGCTACAGTATTCAG TGCTATCGCCGTGAAGCAGCCGACTAACAACGTCCAGGTGTATCTAGACGCTAACGGAACTAGTGTGGACATCTACGTAGATGGTGCAGCCTACACACATGCCAGTATTGCTAACGGAGGCAACGCTGATTTCGATGACGGACGATTCCAACTTGTTGAAGGCAAGTCCCTGTCATAG